CATCGCTTCAATTAAAATGGAAGAATAACCTTTTCCGCGATGTTCTTCATCAATAAAAACATCCATTAAATAAGCGAAAACCACATAATCGGTAATTACGCGAGCAAAGCCAATTTGTTTGTCCTCTAAATAAATCCCAAAACAAACCGAAGCATCAATTGTTCGTTGCACTTCATCAATAGTTCGTCCCGCGGCCCAATAAATGTCTTTTAAAAAATTTTGTATAAACGGAACGTCGAGTTTGGTTTTATCTGTAGAAACGGTTATCACTTTAATTTTAGATTTTAGAGTTCAGATTTTAGATTTTAGATTTTTGCAGCATGAGAAATCTATTCCGAGACTTCGGGACTAAAATCTGCAATTTTATATAATATGGGTTTTGATGGACTAGCGTC
The Flavobacterium humidisoli DNA segment above includes these coding regions:
- a CDS encoding GNAT family N-acetyltransferase — encoded protein: MITVSTDKTKLDVPFIQNFLKDIYWAAGRTIDEVQRTIDASVCFGIYLEDKQIGFARVITDYVVFAYLMDVFIDEEHRGKGYSSILIEAMMNEPQLQEVKIWRLATTDAHFLYEKFGFTKLNHPEKMMEKIVK